The DNA window CCAGGCAACACCGGTGACACAGATCACTGCGGCGACCAGTGCGATTACCCCGGAGACCAGCGAGATCCAGCGTCGGCCACCGTCACTGAATCCAAACGCGAGGCTGAACTGGGCCAGCGCCTGGACGGCCAGTACCGCGGCAACCGTGGTGGCAACCGCATAAGCTGCCCATTCCGGGTGGGTGTAGATGGCAATGCCGCCAATGATCTGTGCTGCACCGAGCGCAATGGTCATGGCAAAGCTGGGCAGGCCGCGCAGCAGGAAGGCCTGCGACAGCTGCAGGGCACCGGCAATGACCAGCAGCGCGGCGACCAACACGGTCATCGTGCGTACCAGCAGGGAGGCGGCATACAAGCCCACGATGCCGACCAGAACCAGCAGCACCCCCAGTATCAGCAAACGGCGCCAGTGCACCTTCATGGCCACGCCAATGGAACCGGGTTCGCGGCCGAGGCGGGAGAAGACGGTCATGCCGGTGCTCCAAGCGATGGACTGAGTGCCATTAGGGCGCTGCATTTACGTGGCTGCAAGCGCGTTGCGTCATTCACTGGCGGTCAGTCGGTAGAAGTACTGAGTGTTGACCATGCCTGGCGGTCGGAGGCGGGTATACCGTGAACGGGTCTGGATCGAGGCGTTGCTGCCATGCCGCACCATCTGCTCCGTTTGCTGGCCCACGCGCTGGCATGCATCGGTGTATTGATCGCGATGCCCATTGCTGCACAGCAATCCGCCTCGCCGGAGGTGGCCCCCGCCACGCTGTTTACCAACGTGCGCATATTCGATGGAACCCACGCCCAGCTGACGCCACCGCGCCACGTGCTGGTGGAAGGGAACCGCATCAGCCGCATCTCCGCCACGCCGTTGGAAGCTGCTGGTGCACGCCGTATCGAGGGCAACGGGCGCACCCTGATGCCCGGCCTGATCGATGTGCACTGGCACAGCATGTTTGCCGCCGTTCCGATCCAGACGGCGATGAGCGCGGACAACGGCTACCTGAACATCGTGGCGGCCGCTGAATCCCGCCGGACGCTGTTGCGCGGCTTCACCACGGTGCGCGACGTCGGCGGTGCCGTGTTTGGATTGAAGGCCGCGATTGATGCCGGGCAGGCGGAAGGCCCGCGCATTTTTCCGTCTGGCGCGATGATCACGGTCACCAGCGGCCACGGCGACTTCCGTGATGCTTCAGACCTGCCGCGCGCGGTTGGGCAACCCGGCTCGCGCCATGACGTGGTGGGCGACAGCGCGATTGCCGATACCCCGGATGAAGTGCGGGTTCGCGTACGCGAAATGCTGATGCGGGGTGCCAGCCAGATCAAGCTGACCGCCGGCGGTGGCGTGTCATCCCCCCACAGTCCGCTGGACGTGGTGTCATTCAGTGAGCCCGAGCTGCGCGCCGCCCAGGATGCGGCGCGGGACTGGGGCACCTATGTGACCGTCCACGCCTATACGCCCGAAGCGATCACGCGTGCCATCCGTGCCGGCATCCCCTGCATCGAACATGCCAGCCTGATGGACGACGCCACCGCACGCCTCATGCGCGACCGGGGCATCTGGTTGAGCACGCAGCCCCTGCCACCGGAGCTGGCCAATGCGTTCCCGCCCGACTCGGACCAATGGCACAAGGCCCAGGAAGTGTTTGCCGGCACCGAACAGACCTATGCACTGGCGAAGAAGTACCGCCTGAAGACCGCGTTCGGCACCGACGTGCTGTTCTCCCGGGCCCTGGCCGCGCGACAGAATCATATTCTGGCCAGCCTGACGCGCTGGTACACGCCCGCGGAGACGCTGATCATGGCAACCGGCACCAATGCGCAACTCTTGACGCTCTCAGGCAAGCGCAGCCCTTACGCGGGT is part of the Stenotrophomonas oahuensis genome and encodes:
- a CDS encoding DUF308 domain-containing protein; this translates as MTVFSRLGREPGSIGVAMKVHWRRLLILGVLLVLVGIVGLYAASLLVRTMTVLVAALLVIAGALQLSQAFLLRGLPSFAMTIALGAAQIIGGIAIYTHPEWAAYAVATTVAAVLAVQALAQFSLAFGFSDGGRRWISLVSGVIALVAAVICVTGVAWAGRAAASWGVGLAMLAMGLAYIAIALLARHERDPKPDSVPR
- a CDS encoding metal-dependent hydrolase family protein, giving the protein MPHHLLRLLAHALACIGVLIAMPIAAQQSASPEVAPATLFTNVRIFDGTHAQLTPPRHVLVEGNRISRISATPLEAAGARRIEGNGRTLMPGLIDVHWHSMFAAVPIQTAMSADNGYLNIVAAAESRRTLLRGFTTVRDVGGAVFGLKAAIDAGQAEGPRIFPSGAMITVTSGHGDFRDASDLPRAVGQPGSRHDVVGDSAIADTPDEVRVRVREMLMRGASQIKLTAGGGVSSPHSPLDVVSFSEPELRAAQDAARDWGTYVTVHAYTPEAITRAIRAGIPCIEHASLMDDATARLMRDRGIWLSTQPLPPELANAFPPDSDQWHKAQEVFAGTEQTYALAKKYRLKTAFGTDVLFSRALAARQNHILASLTRWYTPAETLIMATGTNAQLLTLSGKRSPYAGRLGVVEEGALADLLLVNGDPLSDISVITDPARNFEVIMKDGVLVKGLP